The Micropterus dolomieu isolate WLL.071019.BEF.003 ecotype Adirondacks linkage group LG20, ASM2129224v1, whole genome shotgun sequence genome has a segment encoding these proteins:
- the LOC123958538 gene encoding uncharacterized protein LOC123958538 isoform X2, translating into MKTHQQLEHLRTPLPADDRSRTEVNASSTAAQVSTSVVSGPTVDSVLQWASVLTSGPSTSSQASSLGVEGTGVDTGLPSLSLPIPIASGAPSASSQSPPLAELSEGLCSVAFVDRLKGSLHQETELRSTATSKSDGNTEKGLCQSKTIVNDSCLMELFKKCQTCGQPITKKKVSHSGAQKKVRWSCLGGHKGTWMSSPHLWETFPEIHLLTALSVLFSGGSFTHFKKWAEHLHLNFIGHKTFSEIQKAYLNPEMKPMNRTEQEGIFAKGVHRWPEGTLLHISDPLQKIKAKSKRREKAVLTPRSSYEKRASILMISTGMRMQEPIASSLERGSASKRGKQRQQDDVENWSETTHVASEVDSFEEMEVTIEEDERTSLKSRQSDLDSEMENALETTELSTPGADDSCDEDVYVPLIPQRSTASELLLECEEEELEPSQKQTPHVDLKDEDDGGELSNDQTDCKPETSALQRNAGSTSPPRLKTQSPQPVLFNSQGFIVVSPHLTRNTEFHGSLRTQACAGNSFPIITATQHQLFQKVATATVKPEACVVLTSELHQISNNPVSLSALQCPAVYAMLSNQLESD; encoded by the exons ATGAAAACACACCA ACAGCTGGAGCACCTCCGCACACCTCTGCCAGCAGATGACAGGAGCCGAACAgag gTGAATGCTTCCAGTACAGCGGCTCAAGTCTCTACCTCTGTGGTTTCAGGTCCCACTGTGGACAGTGTTTTGCAATGGGCTTCTGTGTTGACTTCA GGTCCGAGTACGTCTTCTCAGGCTTCTTCCTTGGGTGTCGAAGGTACTGGTGTGGATACTGGATTACCCTCTCTTTCCCTGCCAATTCCT ATTGCCTCTGGAGCCCCAAGCGCCTCATCCCAGTCCCCTCCACTAGCAGAACTCAGTGAAGGTTTGTGCAGTGTGGCATTTGTGGATCGTCTGAAAGGGAGCTTGCACCAAGAGACTGAATTAAGATCCACAGCAACGTCAAAATCAGATGGGAACACAGAAAAGGGCTTGTGTCAGTCAAAGACTATTGTGAATGACAGCTGCTTGATGGAGCTGTTTAAGAAGTGTCAGACATGTGGACAGCCCATAACCAAAAAGAAGGTGTCTCACTCTGGTGCACAGAAGAAGGTGAGGTGGAGCTGCCTTGGTGGACACAAGGGCACATGGATGTCATCACCGCATCTTTGGGAGACGTTTCCTGAAATCCACCTGCTTACGGCTCTTTCTGTGCTTTTTTCTGGAGGCAGTTTTACGCACTTCAAAAAATGGGCCGAACATCTGCACCTGAATTTCATAGGGCATAAAACCTTCTCTGAAATTCAAAAGGCATACCTCAACCCAGAAATGAAACCGATGAACAGGACTGAGCAGGAAGGGATCTTTGCAAAGGGGGTCCATCGATGGCCTGAAGGCACCCTTCTTCACATTTCAG aTCCTCTGCAGAAAATTAAGGCCAAgtcgaagagaagagagaaggcaGTTCTAACGCCCAGGTCAAG TTATGAAAAGAGAGCCTCGATACTGATGATCTCTACTGGAATGCGTATGCAAGAGCCTATTGCATCAAGTCTTGAACGTGGATCAGCCTCTAAAAG AGGTAAACAGCGTCAGCAAGATGATGTTGAAAATTGGAGTGAAACTACACACGTGGCATCAGAGGTGGACAG TTTTGAGGAGATGGAAGTCACCATTGAAGAAGATGAACGCACCAGTTTGAAGAGCAGACA ATCTGACTTGGATAGTGAAATGGAAAACGCCTTAGAAACAACTGAGCTGAGCACTCCAGGAGCTGATGACAGCTGTGATGAGGACGTTTACGTACCATTAATTCCTCAGAG GTCCACAGCGTCTGAACTGTTGCTGGAATGTGAAGAAGAGGAGCTGGAGCCATCGCAGAAACAAACTCCACATGTTGACTTGAAAGATGAGGATGATGGTGGAGAGTTGA GTAATGACCAAACGGATTGTAAGCCGGAGACTTCAGCTCTTCAGAGAAACGCAGGGAGTACTTCACCACCTagactgaaaacacaaagtCCACAGCCTGTTCTCTTCAACAGCCAA GGCTTCATTGTGGTTTCTCCCCACTTAACAAGAAATACTGAGTTCCATGGCTCTCTCAGGACACAGGCCTGTGCCGGGAATTCATTTCCAATAATAACAG ctaCTCAGCATCAACTTTTCCAGAAAGTAGCTACAGCGACAGTAAAACCTGAGGCCTGCGTTGTCCTCACTTCTGAGCTGCATCAAATCAGCAACAACCCCGTGTCCTTATCCGCTCTCCAGTGTCCTGCAGTATATGCAATGTTATCTAACCAACTGGAGTCAGACTAG
- the LOC123958538 gene encoding uncharacterized protein LOC123958538 isoform X1 gives MPGMCSVPGCKGYKKARSRGVVFHSLPTRDPERCRKWLKAVQNPKFDENTPVSKYGNIRVCSQHFKPEDYEPDIQAELMKTTPRKILKSNVIPSVFSGRQLEHLRTPLPADDRSRTEVNASSTAAQVSTSVVSGPTVDSVLQWASVLTSGPSTSSQASSLGVEGTGVDTGLPSLSLPIPIASGAPSASSQSPPLAELSEGLCSVAFVDRLKGSLHQETELRSTATSKSDGNTEKGLCQSKTIVNDSCLMELFKKCQTCGQPITKKKVSHSGAQKKVRWSCLGGHKGTWMSSPHLWETFPEIHLLTALSVLFSGGSFTHFKKWAEHLHLNFIGHKTFSEIQKAYLNPEMKPMNRTEQEGIFAKGVHRWPEGTLLHISDPLQKIKAKSKRREKAVLTPRSSYEKRASILMISTGMRMQEPIASSLERGSASKRGKQRQQDDVENWSETTHVASEVDSFEEMEVTIEEDERTSLKSRQSDLDSEMENALETTELSTPGADDSCDEDVYVPLIPQRSTASELLLECEEEELEPSQKQTPHVDLKDEDDGGELSNDQTDCKPETSALQRNAGSTSPPRLKTQSPQPVLFNSQGFIVVSPHLTRNTEFHGSLRTQACAGNSFPIITATQHQLFQKVATATVKPEACVVLTSELHQISNNPVSLSALQCPAVYAMLSNQLESD, from the exons ATGCCGGGGATGTGCTCTGTGCCGGGCTGTAAGGGCTACAAGAAGGCGAGGTCCCGGGGAGTCGTGTTCCACTCCCTGCCTACAAGAGACCCAGAGCGATGCAGAAAGTGGTTAAAGGCCGTACAGAACCCCAAATTTGATGAAAACACACCAGTAAGTAAATACGGCAATATAAGAGTCTGCAGCCAGCATTTTAAACCGGAAGATTACGAACCGGACATACAGGCAGAACTTATGAAAACAACGCCCCGAAAAATCCTCAAGTCCAACGTAATTCCATCTGTTTTCTCTGGAAGACAGCTGGAGCACCTCCGCACACCTCTGCCAGCAGATGACAGGAGCCGAACAgag gTGAATGCTTCCAGTACAGCGGCTCAAGTCTCTACCTCTGTGGTTTCAGGTCCCACTGTGGACAGTGTTTTGCAATGGGCTTCTGTGTTGACTTCA GGTCCGAGTACGTCTTCTCAGGCTTCTTCCTTGGGTGTCGAAGGTACTGGTGTGGATACTGGATTACCCTCTCTTTCCCTGCCAATTCCT ATTGCCTCTGGAGCCCCAAGCGCCTCATCCCAGTCCCCTCCACTAGCAGAACTCAGTGAAGGTTTGTGCAGTGTGGCATTTGTGGATCGTCTGAAAGGGAGCTTGCACCAAGAGACTGAATTAAGATCCACAGCAACGTCAAAATCAGATGGGAACACAGAAAAGGGCTTGTGTCAGTCAAAGACTATTGTGAATGACAGCTGCTTGATGGAGCTGTTTAAGAAGTGTCAGACATGTGGACAGCCCATAACCAAAAAGAAGGTGTCTCACTCTGGTGCACAGAAGAAGGTGAGGTGGAGCTGCCTTGGTGGACACAAGGGCACATGGATGTCATCACCGCATCTTTGGGAGACGTTTCCTGAAATCCACCTGCTTACGGCTCTTTCTGTGCTTTTTTCTGGAGGCAGTTTTACGCACTTCAAAAAATGGGCCGAACATCTGCACCTGAATTTCATAGGGCATAAAACCTTCTCTGAAATTCAAAAGGCATACCTCAACCCAGAAATGAAACCGATGAACAGGACTGAGCAGGAAGGGATCTTTGCAAAGGGGGTCCATCGATGGCCTGAAGGCACCCTTCTTCACATTTCAG aTCCTCTGCAGAAAATTAAGGCCAAgtcgaagagaagagagaaggcaGTTCTAACGCCCAGGTCAAG TTATGAAAAGAGAGCCTCGATACTGATGATCTCTACTGGAATGCGTATGCAAGAGCCTATTGCATCAAGTCTTGAACGTGGATCAGCCTCTAAAAG AGGTAAACAGCGTCAGCAAGATGATGTTGAAAATTGGAGTGAAACTACACACGTGGCATCAGAGGTGGACAG TTTTGAGGAGATGGAAGTCACCATTGAAGAAGATGAACGCACCAGTTTGAAGAGCAGACA ATCTGACTTGGATAGTGAAATGGAAAACGCCTTAGAAACAACTGAGCTGAGCACTCCAGGAGCTGATGACAGCTGTGATGAGGACGTTTACGTACCATTAATTCCTCAGAG GTCCACAGCGTCTGAACTGTTGCTGGAATGTGAAGAAGAGGAGCTGGAGCCATCGCAGAAACAAACTCCACATGTTGACTTGAAAGATGAGGATGATGGTGGAGAGTTGA GTAATGACCAAACGGATTGTAAGCCGGAGACTTCAGCTCTTCAGAGAAACGCAGGGAGTACTTCACCACCTagactgaaaacacaaagtCCACAGCCTGTTCTCTTCAACAGCCAA GGCTTCATTGTGGTTTCTCCCCACTTAACAAGAAATACTGAGTTCCATGGCTCTCTCAGGACACAGGCCTGTGCCGGGAATTCATTTCCAATAATAACAG ctaCTCAGCATCAACTTTTCCAGAAAGTAGCTACAGCGACAGTAAAACCTGAGGCCTGCGTTGTCCTCACTTCTGAGCTGCATCAAATCAGCAACAACCCCGTGTCCTTATCCGCTCTCCAGTGTCCTGCAGTATATGCAATGTTATCTAACCAACTGGAGTCAGACTAG